In Drosophila nasuta strain 15112-1781.00 chromosome 2R, ASM2355853v1, whole genome shotgun sequence, a single genomic region encodes these proteins:
- the LOC132787414 gene encoding LOW QUALITY PROTEIN: probable multidrug resistance-associated protein lethal(2)03659 (The sequence of the model RefSeq protein was modified relative to this genomic sequence to represent the inferred CDS: deleted 1 base in 1 codon), which produces MQSIVADELPPNPREKANPLSSIMFCYTMPTFFKGRKKTLDENDLYRALNEHRSDKLGKKLSDAWENEVEKKRKKKKTPSLFKVTMSVFGWNFGLLGFALFILEMGFRVTQPLCLGGLVAFYANPDNADSEDRSTAYLYAGGVILCSAFNVLGMHPYMLGMFHTGMKVRVAMCSMIYRKALRLSRTALGDTTIGQVVNLISNDVGRLDVSVIHVHYLWLGPVEIGVITWLMYREIGVSAFFGVAVMLLFVPLQAYLGKKTSVLRLKTALRTDERVRMMNEIISGIQVIKMYAWEIPFCKMVNDMRAKEMSAIRNVNYIRGTLQSFIMYVTRISVFVSLVGYVLLGQLLTAEKAFVITAYYNILRNTMTIYFPMGISQIAELLVSIGRIQKFMLHEETKVRDKSNDADEQKLGNKPSNNLVKEPVTTAPVVLQPNSRRPSEAESSVTITKMKAKWDSKATEYTLDNINLKFKPRQLVAVIGPVGSGKSSLIQTILGELPPESGSVKVNGTVSYASQEPWLFTGTVRQNILFGLPMDKARYRQVVKKCALERDFELLPYGDKTIVGERGASLSGGQKARISLARSVYRKADIYLLDDPLSAVDTHVGRHLFDQCMRGYLRNEIVLLVTHQLQFLEQADMIVILDKGKISAKGTYESMCKSGLDFAQMLTDPSKKDEGSNEGPEKRKLSQVSSNLRSRQNSVSSLTSTVESVAMESPMQTQEGRTEGQIGMGLYKKYFAANGYGLFIIFAFFLIGAQVLGSGGDIFLSYWVNKNEGTDSDTDTETNSLISRLRRSFMPRINNDTDPVDIYWFTGINVLVIVFSLVRSVLFFHLAAKSSTTLHNKMFQGVTRAAMNFFNTNPSGRILNRFSKDLGQVDEILPSVMMDVLQIFLVIIGIIVVLCIVNIWYLLVTFILVLIFYLLRAFYLTTSRDVKRLEAITRSPIYSHLSASLNGLPTIRAFGAQKELISEFDNFQDMHSSGFYMFLATSRAFGYWLDLVCVLYIAIVTLSFFLFSPENGGDVGLAITQAMGMTGMVQWGMRQSAELENTMTSVERVVEYEDLQPEGDFDSKPNKKPPKDWPDEGKIVFDDLSLRYFPEKDADYVLRSLTFDIQACEKIGIVGRTGAGKSSLINALFRLSYNEGSILIDRRNTSDLGLHDLRSKISIIPQEPVLFSGTMRYNLDPFDEYSDVKLWESLEEVKLKEVVAELAGGLSSKISEGGTNFSVGQRQLVCLARAILRENRILVMDEATANVDPQTDALIQNTIRNKFKDCTVLTIAHRLHTVMDSDKVLVMDAGRAVEFGSPFELLTVSEKKVFHSMVKQTGDATFDVLLKVAQKAHEDHLKAKKDS; this is translated from the exons ATGCAGTCCATCGTCGCCGATGAGCTGCCGCCGAATCCGCGCGAGAAGGCAAATCCATTGTCCTCGATTATGTTTTG CTACACGATGCCCACATTTTTCAAGGGACGTAAAAAGACTCTGGACGAAAACGATCTTTATAGGGCTCTAAATGAACATAGATCCG ATAAACTTGGCAAGAAGCTAAGCGATGCCTGGGAAAATGAGGTGGAA AAAAAACGCAAGAAGAAAAAGACGCCAAGCCTGTTCAAGGTGACGATGAGCGTCTTTGGCTGGAACTTTGGTTTACTGGGCTTCGCTTTATTTATTCTGGAAATGGGCTTCCG CGTCACACAGCCTCTGTGTCTGGGCGGTCTGGTGGCCTTTTATGCCAATCCCGACAATGCAGACAGTGAAGATCGGAGCACGGCCTATCTATATGCCGGCGGCGTGATCTTGTGCAGTGCTTTCAACGTCTTAGGTATGCATCCTTATATGCTGGGCATGTTCCACACGGGCATGAAGGTGCGCGTTGCCATGTGCAGTATGATTTATCGCAAGGCGTTACGCTTGAGCCGAACTGCGCTGGGGGACACGACGATTGGTCAGGTGGTTAATCTCATATCGAACGATGTGGGCCGTCTCGATGTGTCTGTCATCCACGTGCATTATTTATGGCTGGGACCTGTGGAGATCGGAGTAATCACTTGGCTCATGTACAGAGAG ATTGGCGTCTCGGCATTCTTTGGCGTGGCCGTCATGTTGCTCTTCGTTCCCCTGCAGGCATATTTGGGCAAGAAGACTTCGGTGCTCCGTTTGAAGACAGCTCTTCGCACGGACGAGCGAGTGCGCATGATGAATGAGATCATTTCGGGCATTCAGGTGATCAAGATGTACGCCTGGGAGATTCCCTTCTGCAAAATGGTCAACGATATGCGAGCCAAAGAGATGAGCGCCATTCGAAATGTGAACTACATTCGCGGTACTTTGCAAAGTTTCATCATGTATGTGACGCGTATATCCGTATTTGTCAGCCTGGTTGGCTACGTCCTGCTGGGTCAACTCTTGACCGCCGAGAAGGCCTTTGTGATCACAGCCTATTACAATATTCTGCGTAACACGATGACCATCTACTTCCCCATGGGTATTTCACAG ATCGCCGAACTGCTCGTTTCCATTGGTCGCATACAAAAATTCATGTTGCACGAAGAGACAAAGGTGCGCGACAAGTCCAACGATGCCGATGAACAGAAGTTGGGCAACAAGCCCTCGAATAACCTGGTCAAGGAGCCGGTGACCACAGCCCCCGTAGTCTTGCAGCCGAACAGCCGACGACCCAGCGAGGCGGAGAGTAGCGTGACCATCACGAAGATGAAGGCCAAGTGGGACTCGAAAGCCACGGAATACACTTTGGACAACATTAACCTCAAGTTTAAGCCACGACAATTGGTGGCTGTTATTGGACCCGTTGGCTCCGGCAAATCCAGTCTGATTCAAACCATTCTGGGTGAACTGCCGCCAGAGTCGGGTAGCGTGAAGGTGAATGGTACCGTCTCGTATGCCTCCCAAGAGCCTTGGCTCTTCACTGGCACAGTGCGTCAAAATATATTGTTCGGTCTGCCCATGGACAAGGCCCGTTATCGTCAGGTGGTGAAGAAGTGTGCGTTGGAGCGTGACTTTGAACTTTTGCCGTACGGCGATAAGACAATTGTGGGAGAGCGTGGCGCTTCGTTATCCGGCGGACAAAAGGCCCGTATCAGTCTGGCGCGTTCTGTGTACCGCAAGGCGGACATCTATCTGCTCGATGATCCTCTGAGTGCTGTGGACACACATGTGGGACGTCATTTGTTCGATCAATGTATGCGAGGCTATCTGCGGAACGAGATTGTGCTCTTGGTGACGCATCAGCTGCAATTCTTGGAGCAAGCCGACATGATTGTGATTCTGGATAAGGGAAAGATCAGTGCCAAGGGCACCTACGAATCCATGTGCAAGAGTGGTCTAGACTTTGCCCAAATGTTAACCGATCCGAGCAAGAAGGACGAGGGCAGCAATGAGGGACCCGAGAAGCGCAAGCTGTCGCAGGTCAGCAGCAACTTGCGCAGTCGTCAGAACAGTGTTTCATCCTTGACATCCACTGTGGAATCCGTGGCGATGGAGTCACCCATGCAGACGCAGGAGGGACGCACCGAGGGACAGATTGGCATGGGTCTCTACAAGAAATACTTTGCTGCCAATGGTTACGGTCTCTTCATTATCTTTGCTTTCTTCCTCATTGGTGCTCAGGTCTTGGGCTCTGGCGGCGACATATTCTTGTCCTACTG GGTAAATAAAAACGAGGGCACGGATTCGGACACAGATACGGAAACGAATTCGCTGATTTCACGGCTGAGGCGCTCGTTTATGCCCCGCATTAATAACGACACCGATCCCGTCGATATTTATTGGTTTACGGGAATCAACGTTCTGGTGATTGTGTTCTCCCTGGTGCGCAGTGTGCTTTTCTTCCACTTGGCCGCAAAGAGCTCAACGACGCTCCACAACAAGATGTTCCAGGGTGTCACGCGGGCAGCAATGAATTTCTTCAACACAAATCCATCGGGTCGTATTTTGAATCGTTTCTCCAAGGATCTGGGTCAGGTGGATGAGATCTTGCCGTCGGTGATGATGGATGTGCTGCAGATCTTCCTCGTGATTATCGGTATCATTGTGGTGCTTTGCATTGTCAATATCTGGTACCTTCTGGTCACCTTCATTCTGGTCCTCATTTTCTATCTCCTACGTGCCTTCTATCTGACGACATCCCGCGATGTCAAGCGGCTGGAGGCTATTA CTCGCTCGCCCATTTACTCCCACTTGAGTGCTTCGCTTAATGGCTTGCCCACGATTCGTGCTTTTGGTGCTCAAAAGGAGCTCATTTCGGAGTTCGACAACTTCCAAGATATGCACAGTTCAGGCTTTTACATGTTCCTGGCTACCAGTCGTGCTTTTGGCTATTGGCTGGATTTGGTCTGTGTGCTCTACATTGCGATTGTGACGCTTAGCTTCTTCCTGTTCTCTCCCGAAAATGGTGGCGACGTCGGCTTGGCTATAACACAG GCTATGGGTATGACCGGCATGGTGCAATGGGGCATGCGTCAGTCGGCAGAACTGGAGAATACCATGACATCGGTAGAGCGTGTGGTTGAGTACGAGGATCTGCAGCCGGAGGGTGACTTTGATTCGAAGCCCAACAAGAAACCACCAAAGGACTGGCCAGATGAGGGCAAGATTGTCTTTGACGATCTGAGTCTGCGTTACTTCCCCGAAAAAGATGCGGACTACGTGTTGCGCTCTTTGACCTTTGACATTCAGGCTTGTGAGAAGATTGGAATTGTTGGACGCACCGGTGCCGGCAAATCGTCGTTGATTAACGCACTCTTCCGCCTATCCTATAACGAGGGCTCGATCCTTATCGATCGCCGCAACACCAGCGACCTGGGTCTGCATGACTTGCGCAGCAAGATTTCGATTATTCCCCAGGAACCAGTGCTCTTCTCGGGCACCATGCGCTACAATCTGGATCCGTTCGATGAGTACTCCGATGTGAAACTCTGGGAATCCCTAGAGGAGGTTAAGCTCAAGGAAGTGGTGGCCGAACTCGCTGGCGGTTTGTCAAGCAAGATTTCAGAAGGCGGCACCAACTTCAGTGTGGGACAACGTCAATTGGTTTGCTTGGCTCGTGCCATTTTGCGCGAGAATCGCATTCTGGTGATGGACGAGGCCACCGCCAATGTGGATCCACAAACCGATGCGCTCATTCAGAATACGATTAGGAATAAGTTCAAGGATTGCACAGTGCTCACAATTGCTCATCGTCTGCACACGGTTATGGATTCGGACAAGGTTTTGGTAATGGACGCTGGACGTGCTGTTGAATTTGGATCGCCATTCGAGCTGTTGACGGTGAGCGAGAAGAAGGTATTCCACAGCATGGTAAAGCAGACGGGCGACGCTACATTCGATGTGTTGCTCAAGGTTGCACAGAAG GCACATGAGGATCATCTGAAGGCGAAGAAAGACTCTTGA
- the LOC132787418 gene encoding transmembrane protein 256: MSVADTMEYITLGNPVSRVLISSTSTMLRAIGLRPKQVPINDPKLQLQTPQLPLKVPLYSLMGSHYNFVRIAGLGGASAIFMGAYCKYFLKDVHDPKEQQEAQAFADVANRIHFLHSFALMCMPLAHYPVFTGALMTAGTALFSGCMYYRALTGERGLQHYATIGGFCLIGAWLSLVF, translated from the exons TTGCAGATACCATGGAGTACATTACCCTCGGCAATCCTGTTAGTCGAGTCCTCATCTCTTCAACATCGACCATGCTGCGTGCAATA GGACTTCGTCCCAAGCAAGTACCAATAAATGACccaaaattgcaattgcaaaccCCGCAATTACCTTTGAAAGTGCCATTGTATAGTTTAATGGGAAGccattataattttgtaagaATCGCCGGCTTAGGCGGCGCGTCGGCCATTTTTATGGGCGCctattgcaaatatttcctGAAGGACGTGCACGATCCCAAGGAGCAGCAGGAGGCGCAGGCTTTCGCCGATGTTGCTAATAGAATACATTTTCTGCATTCTTTCGCTCTCATGTGCATGCCTCTGGCTCATTACCCAGTATTT ACTGGCGCTCTGATGACTGCTGGCACCGCACTCTTCTCCGGCTGCATGTATTACCGTGCTCTGACCGGGGAGAGGGGACTGCAGCATTATGCCACCATTGGGGGATTCTGTTTGATTGGAGCCTGGCTATCTCTGGTGTTCTAG